The Pseudomonas sp. S06B 330 genome contains the following window.
TCGCGGTCTTCAGCCGCGGCCGGGCGCAGGCTCAGGGCCTGGCGGATTTCCAGGTAGTCCGGTAGAAAGCCAGCAGTGGCCAGTTGCGCCTGACCCTGGGCAATCAGGGCGGGGTAGTCGCGCTGACCTTGCTCGATGGCATGCGCCATTTCGCTCAACACGCGATACAGCGTCGGGGCAGACTGGCGTTGGGCGTCGTTGAGGTAACCATTGCGTGAGGACAGCGCCAGACCGTCTTCGGCGCGCACGGTCGGTTCGCCAATGATCTGGATCGGCATGTTCAGGTCACGGACCAGGGCACGGATGACCGCCAATTGCTGGAAGTCTTTCTGGCCGAATACCGCCAGATCCGGCTGGACCATGTTGAACAACTTGCTGACGACCGTAGCCACACCTTCGAAATGACCTGGGCGGCTGGCGCCACAAAGTCCTTCGGACAGTTGTGGAACGCTGACGCGAGTCTGGCCGTCCATGCCA
Protein-coding sequences here:
- the panC gene encoding pantoate--beta-alanine ligase; translation: MNTVKTVRELRAAVARARSEGKRIGFVPTMGNLHSGHAALVTKAAQRVDFVVASIFVNPLQFGPSEDLDKYPRTLAADQEKLLQAGCHLLFAPTVEEMYPDGMDGQTRVSVPQLSEGLCGASRPGHFEGVATVVSKLFNMVQPDLAVFGQKDFQQLAVIRALVRDLNMPIQIIGEPTVRAEDGLALSSRNGYLNDAQRQSAPTLYRVLSEMAHAIEQGQRDYPALIAQGQAQLATAGFLPDYLEIRQALSLRPAAAEDRDLVILAAAVLGNTRLIDNLHLNLDDK